In Aedes albopictus strain Foshan chromosome 3, AalbF5, whole genome shotgun sequence, the following are encoded in one genomic region:
- the LOC109433309 gene encoding pickpocket protein 28-like, producing MYISRATKFKPRPPPSPSGRKYLEESKKLAIEFCDNTSIHGVKYFVGSNRALIEKVWWIVVFLLSLYGCGRLIQTVYMKWDREPVIVTFAQKPTPVFQIPFPAVTICPETKVKAANLNFTKTYYYSRFPLLRKQLTDDQLNKLLAMLQVCEFAFSDQFDNQTYDDDCVSLLKEMSIPQDEIFVVCSWRTSYENCSTDFRLTLTDVGFCYTFNSIAGDDLLRTDQLHNDFEYIAETRSTNWTLHEGYPPGTDIDTYPRRVLGAGIKAGVAALIKANESDLDYLCGNSFQGFKVLLHMPNEYPQLLNQHFRVPLNQEVAVSVTPRMIITSESIQSYKPNRRQCFFNNERYLKFFKDYTQSNCELECLANFTLRRCGCVKFSMPRSPKVKICGVTMEKCYEIATVELLEMEVKYRENPRLKNLDDCNCLPSCTSVQYNTEISQASFEWKRLLPVVKTFGDSLKGVQVSYLIVFFKDAQFIPVKRSELFGLTDFLANCGGLLGLFMGVSILSLVEIFYYCIIKPLVMWCKASKPEKEQQQVQVKTVSSLAEPISIWRYEGKM from the exons ATGTATATCTCCCGTGCAACAAAGTTCAAACCGAGGCCTCCACCATCCCCGTCAGGTCGCAAATACTTGGAAGAGTCGAAAAAGCTCGCCATAGAGTTCTGCGACAATACGTCTATCCATGGAGTTAAGTATTTTGTCGGTTCTAATCGGGCTTTGATTGAAAAAGTTTGGTGGATTGTTGTGTTTTTGCTGTCACTCTACGGCTGCGGTAGACTCATTCAAACGGTTTACATGAAATGGGACCGGGAACCGGTCATCGTAACGTTCGCCCAAAAACCCACTCCCGTGTTCCAGATTCCGTTTCCAGCGGTAACCATCTGCCCGGAAACCAAAGTGAAGGCGGCCAATTTGAATTTCACCAAGACGTACTATTACAGCAGATTTCCGTTGCTGCGAAAGCAGCTCACCGATGACCA aCTCAACAAACTGTTGGCAATGCTACAAGTTTGCGAGTTTGCCTTTAGTGACCAGTTCGATAATCAAACATACGACGACGACTGTGTCAGTTTGCTGAAGGAGATGTCAATTCCACAGGATGAGATTTTTGTGGTTTGCAGTTGGCGCACGTCTTACGAGAATTGCTCAACCGATTTTAGGTTGACGCTGACCGATGTGGGATTCTGCTACACTTTCAACTCCATTGCTGGAGATGATCTACTGCGGACGGACCAACTACACAATGATTTTGAGTATATTGCGGAGACTCGGTCTACTAACTGGACACTGCATGAAGGCTACCCACCTGGTACCGACATCGACACGTATCCAAGAAGGGTTCTAGGGGCTGGAATCAAAGCCGGAGTGGCCGCTCTCATCAAAGCTAATGAGAGCGATTTGGATTATTTGTGTGGG AACTCTTTTCAAGGATTCAAGGTCTTACTTCACATGCCTAACGAGTACCCCCAGCTTCTAAACCAGCACTTTCGTGTACCACTGAATCAAGAGGTAGCCGTATCGGTAACTCCTCGGATGATCATCACGTCGGAATCCATTCAATCGTACAAACCGAACCGCCGACAATGTTTCTTCAACAACGAACGCTACCTGAAGTTCTTCAAGGACTACACCCAAAGCAACTGCGAGCTGGAATGCCTAGCTAATTTTACCCTTCGCCGATGTGGCTGTGTCAAATTTTCCATGCCACGGTCTCCCAAGGTGAAAATTTGTGGAGTCACTATGGAAAAGTGCTACGAGATAGCTACGGTGGAGCTGTTGGAGATGGAGGTCAAGTATCGCGAGAATCCACGGTTGAAGAACCTGGACGACTGTAACTGTCTGCCGTCGTGCACTTCGGTACAGTACAATACGGAGATATCGCAGGCGTCGTTCGAGTGGAAGCGGTTGCTTCCCGTGGTGAAAACTTTCGGGGACTCTTTGAAAGG CGTTCAAGTATCATACTTGATTGTGTTCTTCAAGGATGCCCAGTTTATTCCGGTGAAGAGAAGTGAACTCTTTGGATTGACCGACTTTCTGGCCAACTGTGGTGGTTTGCTGGGGCTATTTATGGGCGTTAGCATTCTGAGCTTAGTGGAAATTTTCTACTATTGCATCATCAAACCGTTGGTTATGTGGTGCAAAGCGAGTAAACCGGAAAAGGAGCAGCAGCAAGTACAGGTTAAAACTGTTAGTAGCTTGGCGGAGCCTATCAGCATCTGGCGATATGAAGGCAAGATGTAG